One segment of Theobroma cacao cultivar B97-61/B2 chromosome 9, Criollo_cocoa_genome_V2, whole genome shotgun sequence DNA contains the following:
- the LOC18589204 gene encoding CBL-interacting serine/threonine-protein kinase 21: protein MGLATTIGKYQLGRTIGEGTFAKVKLAVDTTNGHHVAIKIIDKTMVMESNLKYQVQREIRTMKLLNHPHVVKIHEVIGSKTKIYIIMEYVSGGQLSDKLSYSKKLCDPEARKLFQQLIDAVDHCHSKGVYHRDLKPENLLLDSKGNLKVSDFGLSALRKPGDMLTTACGSPCYVAPELLANKGYHGAAADIWSCGVILFELFAGYLPFDDRNLVVLYKKISGAQYTCPPWFTESQRKLIGRILNPNPKRRITIPEIIEDAWFQTDYVPSCGYECDDKIYLNDVTAAFDTVEEHDAEMKTHKSSNFINAFQLIAMSHDLDLSGLFEGQDDKKQRTRIGSKHTIDETIKKIEAAAMDVSLSVERMKNFKIKMHPKQKMTRCCRSFYDLSAEVILVAPTNCVVEVSKSEGELTLYKEFCKSLSSLLIEKSDVSSQTQESKSIDTNSNDILKNEGSKEEKDKESKDPRGYSSS from the exons ATGGGGCTTGCAACAACTATAGGCAAGTATCAGCTAGGTAGAACGATTGGAGAAGGTACCTTTGCCAAGGTCAAGCTGGCTGTCGACACCACCAACGGCCATCATGTTGCCATCAAGATTATTGATAAGACCATGGTCATGGAAAGCAATCTCAAGTATCAG GTACAACGAGAGATAAGAACAATGAAGCTTCTGAACCACCCACATGTTGTAAAAATACATGAG GTTATTGGCTCAAAGACCAAGATATACATAATAATGGAGTACGTCTCAGGAGGACAACTTTCAGACAAATTG TCTTATTCCAAAAAATTATGTGACCCAGAGGCAAGGAAACTTTTCCAGCAACTGATAGATGCAGTGGACCATTGCCATAGCAAAGGAGTCTATCACAGAGATCTAAAG CCGGAGAACTTGCTTTTGGATAGCAAGGGAAATCTGAAAGTATCTGATTTTGGACTAAGTGCTTTGAGGAAG CCTGGAGATATGCTAACTACAGCCTGCGGCTCTCCCTGCTATGTAGCACCTGAG CTGCTTGCAAATAAGGGCTATCATGGAGCGGCTGCTGATATTTGGTCTTGCGGTGTCATCCTTTTTGAACTATTTGCTGGCTATTTACCGTTTGATGATCGCAATCTTGTGGTTTTATACAAGAAG ATATCTGGAGCACAATACACATGCCCACCATGGTTCACAGAATCTCAGAGGAAGCTGATTGGACGAATACTTAATCCGAATCCCAAAAGG AGAATAACTATTCCAGAAATCATTGAAGATGCATGGTTTCAAACAGATTATGTGCCTTCCTGCGGCTATGAATGTGATGACAAAATATACTTGAATGATGTTACTGCTGCCTTCGATACAGTTGAG GAGCACGACGCAGAGATGAAGACACATAAATCCTCAAATTTCATAAATGCATTCCAATTGATAGCAATGTCACATGATCTGGATTTATCGGGTCTTTTTGAAGGACAG GATGACAAAAAGCAGAGGACAAGGATTGGATCCAAGCATACAATTGATGAAACcataaagaaaatagaagCTGCTGCAATGGATGTGAGTCTGTCAGTTGAAAGGATGAAAAATTTCAAG ATCAAAATGCATCCAAAACAGAAGATGACAAGATGTTGTAGATCATTTTATGACCTATCAGCTGAG GTAATTTTGGTTGCTCCCACAAATTGTGTTGTAGAAGTATCAAAATCTGAAGGAGAGCTGACACTATACAAAGAG TTTTGCAAGAGTTTATCAAGTCTACTGATAGAAAAATCAGATGTTTCATCACAAACCCAAGAGTCCAAGTCAATCGACACCAATAGCAATGATATCCTAAAGAATGAAGG ctccaaagaagaaaaagacaaagaaagCAAAGACCCACGAGGCTATTCCTCCTCGTGA